The following proteins are encoded in a genomic region of Arachis ipaensis cultivar K30076 chromosome B02, Araip1.1, whole genome shotgun sequence:
- the LOC107628390 gene encoding probable leucine-rich repeat receptor-like protein kinase At5g63930 isoform X3 codes for MPNRHPRSRRWELPSKMPLLCASVLPECNVGTVGLSSSVCTSKLRLLLNHRGFWPLSELLSSQFGIAAAPFCYYRNSFHAKLPKSIGNMSNLEVFDADAYSIDGEIPLKIGNLTNLYTLSVYQNDLSGIIPTTIKDMLLELARREKSTGIKPDVDLDIFMKSIAFGG; via the exons ATGCCCAATCGCCATCCGCGGAGCCGCCGCTGGGAGTTACCGTCGAAGATGCCGTTGCTCTGTGCTAGCGTTCTTCCTGAGTGCA ATGTTGGTACTGTAGGGCTGAGTTCCAGTGTTTGCACGTCAAAATTAAGGTTGCTGTTGAACCACCGGGGCTTCTGGCCGCTATCGGAGCTGCTGTCGAGTCAGTTCGGGATTGCGGCTGCTCCGTTCTGCTATTACC GAAATTCATTCCATGCAAAGCTTCCCAAGTCAATTGGAAATATGTCCAATTTGGAAGTATTTGATGCTGATGCTTACAGTATTGATGGTGAAATCCCTTTGAAAATTGGAAACTTAACCAATCTGTACACGCTAAGTGTGTACCAGAATGATTTAAGTGGAATCATTCCAACTACAATTAAAG ATATGCTGCTAGAGCTTGCTAGGAGAGAAAAGAGTACTGGAATAAAACCAGATGTTGATCTTGATATCTTCATGAAG TCAATAGCTTTTGGAGGATAG
- the LOC107628390 gene encoding leucine-rich repeat receptor-like serine/threonine-protein kinase BAM3 isoform X2 has translation MPNRHPRSRRWELPSKMPLLCASVLPECRLSSSVCTSKLRLLLNHRGFWPLSELLSSQFGIAAAPFCYYRNSFHAKLPKSIGNMSNLEVFDADAYSIDGEIPLKIGNLTNLYTLSVYQNDLSGIIPTTIKGLQSLQYLHQLMSKNHLAILLDYFQPSVLLVMCYDKQVTLSSYFLYSVH, from the exons ATGCCCAATCGCCATCCGCGGAGCCGCCGCTGGGAGTTACCGTCGAAGATGCCGTTGCTCTGTGCTAGCGTTCTTCCTGAGTGCA GGCTGAGTTCCAGTGTTTGCACGTCAAAATTAAGGTTGCTGTTGAACCACCGGGGCTTCTGGCCGCTATCGGAGCTGCTGTCGAGTCAGTTCGGGATTGCGGCTGCTCCGTTCTGCTATTACC GAAATTCATTCCATGCAAAGCTTCCCAAGTCAATTGGAAATATGTCCAATTTGGAAGTATTTGATGCTGATGCTTACAGTATTGATGGTGAAATCCCTTTGAAAATTGGAAACTTAACCAATCTGTACACGCTAAGTGTGTACCAGAATGATTTAAGTGGAATCATTCCAACTACAATTAAAGGTTTACAATCTCTTCAATATTTGCATCAGTTGATGAGCAAAAACCATTTAGCCATCTTACTAGATTACTTTCAGCCATCAGTTTTATTGGTAATGTGTTATGATAAACAAGTTACATTGAgtagttattttttatattcGGTTCATTAG
- the LOC107628390 gene encoding probable leucine-rich repeat receptor-like protein kinase At5g63930 isoform X1 encodes MPNRHPRSRRWELPSKMPLLCASVLPECNVGTVGLSSSVCTSKLRLLLNHRGFWPLSELLSSQFGIAAAPFCYYRNSFHAKLPKSIGNMSNLEVFDADAYSIDGEIPLKIGNLTNLYTLSVYQNDLSGIIPTTIKGLQSLQYLHQLMSKNHLAILLDYFQPSVLLVMCYDKQVTLSSYFLYSVH; translated from the exons ATGCCCAATCGCCATCCGCGGAGCCGCCGCTGGGAGTTACCGTCGAAGATGCCGTTGCTCTGTGCTAGCGTTCTTCCTGAGTGCA ATGTTGGTACTGTAGGGCTGAGTTCCAGTGTTTGCACGTCAAAATTAAGGTTGCTGTTGAACCACCGGGGCTTCTGGCCGCTATCGGAGCTGCTGTCGAGTCAGTTCGGGATTGCGGCTGCTCCGTTCTGCTATTACC GAAATTCATTCCATGCAAAGCTTCCCAAGTCAATTGGAAATATGTCCAATTTGGAAGTATTTGATGCTGATGCTTACAGTATTGATGGTGAAATCCCTTTGAAAATTGGAAACTTAACCAATCTGTACACGCTAAGTGTGTACCAGAATGATTTAAGTGGAATCATTCCAACTACAATTAAAGGTTTACAATCTCTTCAATATTTGCATCAGTTGATGAGCAAAAACCATTTAGCCATCTTACTAGATTACTTTCAGCCATCAGTTTTATTGGTAATGTGTTATGATAAACAAGTTACATTGAgtagttattttttatattcGGTTCATTAG